In Cryptococcus neoformans var. neoformans B-3501A chromosome 3, whole genome shotgun sequence, the DNA window CACAAATGTCCAAATTTAGACATAGTCAATCGCTCCTTCATCTGCAATGGTTTATCCATCAGCATAGCCACAGCCACAACCTTTTAAAAATCACTGACCTATATTTCGCTCTCAACAAGCCCCTTTCCTCCCCCGTACACTCTCCCTGAGGGTTCAACCCCATtgccctctcctcttctcctcttcatcaaagcctctccttcttccttggtgACGTTCGCTACTTGCACCAGTTCCTTGACTTTTAGTATCCTACCAGCTGTAACTTCGCCAAATGGTTGAAGTACAGATTGGCGTAATCTGTGGAGGCCCAAAGCGACAAGAGTCTGTTTTGAGTCTTTGGTGAGACCAATAGGGGAACGAACGAGGGTGATGAGATGATGTGTAGCTTGAGCGGGttgggaggtggaagtgTAATAAGAACGGGCGGTTGACAATACGCTTCTGGAGAACATCTGTGTGTGCTTGAAGTCGATCTTTGGTGTTTTGAGTCGGGTTGGAGGTGTTAGGAATTCGAGGAGATgttgcagaagaagaaaccaccacgaaagaagaagaagagaaggagaagaatcCGAGTCGTGACGTGTAAATTTCACGGCTTTCTTGACTCGCTCGTCGCTTGATTGCCTCATAAGAAGGCGAACCAGcctcccatctccctctcatTTACAGCTGATAAAGATGCCTTCTGCCACCGTCATCCGATACGCCATTCAAGGGGCTCGCAAGCCGACTCCCAACGTTATCATCCCTTTCAAACCCACCAATATCGCCAAGTCGCGacagcttcctcctcctcacctCCTTACCCTTGCCGACCTCTCTCCTGAACAGATTTCCAGTCTCATTGCTAATGCCGCGGCTCTCAAGTTCGTCTCAAAAAATGTGCATACGACAGCGATTCCCAAACGCCTTGACCGACGAACTGTCGCTCTGATCTTTAACAAGCGATCGACGAGGACCAGGGTTGCGAGTGAAACTTCTGTTGAGGCCCTTGGTGGCCATCCTATGTTTTTAGGCAAAGACGATATTCAGCTCGGAGTGAATGAGACTCTTGAGGATACTGCCAAAGTTGTAGGTAGTATGACTGATGGTATCATGGCGCGTGTAGCTGGTCACGAGGAGATCGAAACACTGGCCCGATACTCGCCTGTGCCCGTTATCAATGCTCTCTCCGATTTGTACCACCCCACTCAAATCCTTGCCGACCTTCTGACGCTGTGCGAAATCTATGCCCCTGTACCTCCCCCCACTGAGATCGTTTCTGGGCAGGCATATTCTTCTATCCTAAGTTACTATCAGTCTGCCTTGAATCCAACCAAGATTCTGCAAGGCAAAAAGGTGGCATGGGTTGGAGACACCAACAATATCACGAACGAGCTCTTGGTGACTCTTCCCAGGTTTGGGATGCACTTCAGCGTGGCCGCGCCCAAGGGGTACGATAAGTTTGACGAGCGTGTCTGGTCCAGGCTGTAAGTACCGTGGCGAGTTCACCGTCTCCGACTAAACTAACGCGTATGTGCAGCGCCGAATCTAAGACTGAATCTCTTGTCACGCTTACCAACTCCCCAGCCGAGGCCCTTCGTGATGCCGACGTCGTCGTTACCGATACTTGGATTTCTATGGGTCAAGAAACCGAAAAAGCTGCTCGTCTTGAAGCCTTCAAGGGTTACCAGATCACGAACAAGATGGTCTCCGAAGCTGGTGCCAAGGAAGACTGGAAATTCATGCACTGCCtgccaaggaagaaggaagaggttgacgaCGAGGTGTTTTACGGACCGAGGAGTGTTGTGTTCCCTGAGGCGGAGAACAGGAAATGGACTATCATGGCTGTTTTCGAGTAGGTTTCTGGATCAAGTCGACGCCAAATGGTGTATTTGCTGACATAAATCTCGCAGGGCATTTATTGGAAGGTTCTCTTTGCCGTGAGGATAGTTAAGATCGTATAGACATGCAACAGCGCACTGCGCCACGTGCCCTCATTCTTTCCTCCGACTCCCTTGTTTCTGAATGTCTCATACCAGAGCTACCGACTAAGGTTACTAGCGGGTGGTTTTGTGCTTGTGCTGATCAATCTGCGCCTCTTCCTGGCTTGAGGCCTTCCTCTGGCTCACGCGACAGATGCTTTGGGAGAGTTAGTTCTTAGTTGCAATTGACTACTCACCAGCTTGCTGCATCTCTTCCGCCTCCTATCCCCAATCAGCGGCGACATTGTGAAGCCCTTTATCGTAGGCTGGTTTCGTACAATTTCTCGCGGATCTAATTTAAGCCACCGACGATTAACCAtcagaaaaagaagtcaTGCGTATGTCACGGCAAGGAAAGGGCTAACTAAGAATCGCCAATACTGCGTATACCTACATTTTTAGCAGCAAGTCATCATAATACAAGTTGGATAATGATGTAGGATGACCTAATTTTAGGGACTGTTGTGCCGGTAATTGATACAAGCATGTATGCAAGAATGTTATTTGCAGGAGAACGTACTTAGCATAGAATGGTTTTGTTTCGGTCTAGTACTATCTATCAATTAAACGCCTCCGCTGGCGTTGGATTGTCGATTGCTTGTATGCACTAATTTGATGTTTCGTCTTCTACAGTAGCCCTATTCAATGATCCCACATATGAACAAGCCTGGCACACCTACTCTCTGCTTAGCAGAACATGATGCAAGAAGGGATCCTAGCAGGGACGTCCTACATACTAATATATTTGTGGATGATCGATGATG includes these proteins:
- a CDS encoding hypothetical protein (HMMPfam hit to OTCace, Aspartate/ornithine carbamoyltransferase, Asp/Orn binding domain, score: 225.2, E(): 1.2e-64; HMMPfam hit to OTCace_N, Aspartate/ornithine carbamoyltransferase, carbamoyl-P binding domain, score: 231.4, E(): 1.6e-66), producing the protein MPSATVIRYAIQGARKPTPNVIIPFKPTNIAKSRQLPPPHLLTLADLSPEQISSLIANAAALKFVSKNVHTTAIPKRLDRRTVALIFNKRSTRTRVASETSVEALGGHPMFLGKDDIQLGVNETLEDTAKVVGSMTDGIMARVAGHEEIETLARYSPVPVINALSDLYHPTQILADLLTLCEIYAPVPPPTEIVSGQAYSSILSYYQSALNPTKILQGKKVAWVGDTNNITNELLVTLPRFGMHFSVAAPKGYDKFDERVWSRLAESKTESLVTLTNSPAEALRDADVVVTDTWISMGQETEKAARLEAFKGYQITNKMVSEAGAKEDWKFMHCLPRKKEEVDDEVFYGPRSVVFPEAENRKWTIMAVFE